A part of Lacibacter sp. H407 genomic DNA contains:
- a CDS encoding glycosyltransferase, with translation MASIICTVTNDLTYDQRMIRICSSLAQQGYAVTLVGRKLKQSSPLDSKPFSQKRLYCFFSKGFLFYAEYNLRLFIWLLFQKTDCICAIDLDTILPCLFASKLKNTKRVYDAHELFCEMKEIVTRPSRYKVWKRIERYAVPQFNDGYTVCKPIADEFEKMYGVKYEVVRNVPTKHGEKAQDTRNKENRKQPSTFLLYQGAVNEGRSFETLIPAMKHVSVPLHIYGDGNFLQQTEQLIRQYQLQENILLKGKRTPLELKEITSQAYAGITLFENNGRSNYLSLANRFFDYIQAGIPQLCVDYPAYRSINDQFEIALLIPDTSEEAIAAGLNLLLTDAVLYERLKFNCRIAAEQLNWQQEEKILISFYKHILE, from the coding sequence TTGGCAAGCATCATCTGTACAGTAACCAATGACCTTACATACGATCAACGGATGATCCGCATCTGCAGTTCATTGGCGCAGCAAGGTTATGCAGTAACGTTGGTTGGCCGAAAGCTCAAACAATCTTCACCGCTAGACAGCAAACCATTTTCACAAAAGCGATTGTATTGTTTTTTCAGCAAAGGTTTTTTGTTTTATGCTGAATATAATCTGCGGTTATTTATCTGGTTATTGTTTCAAAAAACAGATTGTATTTGTGCTATCGATCTGGATACCATTCTCCCCTGCCTCTTTGCATCGAAACTAAAAAACACAAAACGGGTGTATGATGCACATGAATTGTTTTGTGAGATGAAAGAAATTGTAACACGCCCATCCCGTTACAAAGTCTGGAAAAGGATCGAGCGTTATGCTGTACCACAATTCAACGATGGTTATACCGTTTGCAAACCCATTGCAGATGAATTTGAGAAGATGTATGGTGTGAAGTATGAGGTGGTGAGGAATGTTCCGACAAAGCATGGCGAAAAGGCTCAAGACACAAGGAACAAGGAAAACAGGAAACAACCTTCAACCTTCTTACTCTATCAAGGTGCAGTTAACGAAGGACGAAGTTTTGAAACATTGATCCCTGCTATGAAGCATGTATCAGTTCCTTTACATATTTATGGCGATGGAAATTTTCTGCAGCAAACAGAACAACTGATCCGGCAATATCAACTGCAGGAAAATATTTTATTGAAAGGGAAACGAACACCACTTGAATTGAAAGAAATTACCTCGCAAGCTTATGCAGGTATTACATTGTTTGAAAACAACGGACGAAGTAATTACCTTTCACTGGCCAACCGGTTCTTTGATTATATACAGGCAGGCATTCCCCAGTTATGTGTTGACTACCCCGCCTACCGTTCCATCAATGATCAATTTGAAATTGCGTTACTGATCCCGGATACAAGTGAGGAAGCAATTGCAGCAGGTTTAAACCTTTTGCTCACTGATGCTGTTCTATATGAACGTTTGAAATTCAACTGCCGGATAGCTGCTGAACAATTGAACTGGCAGCAAGAAGAAAAAATACTTATTTCATTTTACAAACATATCCTTGAGTAA
- a CDS encoding BlaI/MecI/CopY family transcriptional regulator, with the protein MNTEKLKPLTKAEEQVMQIIWKLNKAFLREIVDAMPVPKPHQNTVATILKILIDKKYVKADVIGRMHQYYPAVSKDIYSKASMKNLVKGYFEGSFSDAVSFMVKENNLSIEELELLLQTLKKK; encoded by the coding sequence ATGAATACGGAAAAACTAAAACCGCTTACAAAAGCTGAAGAGCAGGTGATGCAGATCATCTGGAAACTCAACAAAGCTTTTCTGCGGGAGATCGTGGATGCCATGCCGGTTCCAAAGCCACATCAAAACACGGTGGCAACGATTCTTAAAATCCTGATCGACAAAAAATATGTAAAGGCCGATGTAATTGGCCGCATGCATCAATATTACCCCGCAGTATCGAAAGACATTTATTCGAAAGCCAGTATGAAAAACCTGGTGAAAGGATATTTTGAAGGATCGTTTTCCGATGCTGTTTCATTTATGGTAAAAGAAAACAACCTGAGCATTGAAGAACTGGAGCTTCTATTGCAAACACTGAAAAAGAAATAA
- a CDS encoding nuclear transport factor 2 family protein → MKELINTFYAAFSRGDWQTMEACYHPEAEFTDEVFVGLKGTEVPAMWKMLIERSKGELEITYSHVQANEQTGSADWVAVYIFSATGRRVINRIHAEFEFKDGKIFRHTDSFDLHRWAGQAMGWKGKLLGGTYFFRKKLQKTAREGLNRSISKNF, encoded by the coding sequence ATGAAAGAACTCATCAATACCTTTTATGCTGCTTTTAGCAGGGGCGATTGGCAAACCATGGAAGCCTGTTACCATCCCGAAGCCGAATTTACCGATGAGGTATTTGTTGGCTTGAAGGGAACCGAAGTGCCGGCTATGTGGAAGATGTTGATTGAACGGAGCAAAGGGGAACTGGAAATTACCTACAGTCATGTGCAGGCTAATGAGCAAACAGGCAGTGCCGATTGGGTGGCGGTTTATATTTTTTCAGCTACAGGCCGCAGGGTCATCAACCGGATCCATGCTGAGTTTGAATTTAAAGACGGGAAAATCTTCCGCCATACTGATTCGTTTGATCTCCATCGCTGGGCAGGGCAAGCCATGGGCTGGAAGGGCAAATTACTGGGCGGCACCTATTTTTTCCGGAAAAAACTACAAAAAACAGCCCGTGAAGGCCTCAATCGCTCTATTTCGAAGAATTTTTAG
- the pnp gene encoding polyribonucleotide nucleotidyltransferase — MLSQPISKSFDLGDGRIVTIETGKLARQADGAVTVRQGNCILLATVVANKEPREGQDFFPLSVDYQEKFASAGRIPGSFFKREARLNDYEILTSRLIDRALRPLFPEDYLCDVQVLISLVSSDAEVMPDALACLAASAALAVSDIPIKEIISEVRIATVDGEMVINPTRSQLARATSEFLIAATEKNLMMVEGEAKECSEEDLVKALEMAHDAIRLQIKAQAELRDLKAVAGKRDYRKPESNEEINQKVIAFAKDKVYAISRAGSAKNERSEAYSKLKEELIASLGEEATDADKKFAKKYYEDLKWEVVRNMILEDRVRLDGRKLDEVRPLAMEIEPLPTPHGSALFTRGETQSLTTVTLGTKLDELLVESAANSNYSKFFLHYNFPPFSTGEVKMMRGVGRREVGHGNLAQRSLKQMMPGSEYPYTVRVVSDILESNGSSSMATVCAGSLALMDAGVPMQKHVSGVAMGLITRGDGKYAILTDILGDEDHLGDMDFKVTGTREGICGVQMDIKVDGLSMDVMREALNQAKAGRLHILDAMYECMPEARPEVKPHAPRMEKLIIDKEFIGAVIGPGGKVIQEIQRETGTTITIEEVGNYGEVSIFSQEKTGLDKAVAWVKGIVMVPEVGGVYEATVKGIKEFGAFVEFLPKKEGLLHISEISWKRLDSMEGVLNVGDVVKVKLIGLDPRTGKFKLSRKALMPKPDAAPRPQVQPRNEEGNNGEERL; from the coding sequence ATGTTATCACAACCTATCAGTAAATCATTCGATTTGGGTGATGGCCGTATTGTTACCATTGAAACCGGTAAACTGGCCCGCCAGGCCGATGGTGCTGTAACCGTTCGCCAGGGCAATTGTATTTTGCTCGCAACCGTTGTTGCCAATAAGGAACCAAGAGAAGGACAGGATTTTTTCCCGTTGTCTGTTGACTACCAGGAAAAATTTGCTTCTGCAGGTCGTATTCCCGGTTCATTTTTTAAGCGTGAAGCAAGATTGAACGATTATGAAATTCTCACCAGTCGTTTAATTGACCGTGCATTACGTCCGTTGTTCCCTGAAGATTATTTGTGCGATGTGCAGGTCTTGATCAGTCTCGTTTCCTCTGATGCAGAGGTTATGCCCGATGCATTGGCTTGTTTGGCTGCATCGGCTGCTTTAGCTGTTTCAGATATTCCGATCAAAGAAATTATTTCGGAAGTACGTATTGCAACAGTTGACGGAGAAATGGTGATCAACCCAACCCGTTCACAATTGGCAAGAGCCACTTCTGAATTCCTTATCGCAGCTACTGAAAAGAATCTGATGATGGTGGAAGGTGAAGCAAAAGAGTGCAGTGAAGAAGATCTGGTAAAGGCTTTGGAAATGGCACATGATGCCATTCGTCTTCAAATTAAAGCACAAGCTGAATTAAGAGACCTGAAAGCAGTTGCCGGTAAGCGTGATTATAGGAAGCCGGAATCAAATGAAGAGATCAACCAAAAGGTGATCGCTTTTGCAAAAGATAAAGTGTATGCTATTTCAAGAGCTGGCAGTGCAAAGAACGAACGCAGTGAAGCTTACAGCAAACTGAAAGAAGAGTTGATTGCAAGCCTCGGAGAAGAAGCAACCGATGCGGATAAAAAGTTTGCAAAGAAATACTACGAAGATCTGAAATGGGAAGTAGTGCGTAATATGATCCTTGAAGATCGTGTTCGTTTGGATGGACGCAAATTAGATGAGGTACGTCCGCTTGCAATGGAAATTGAGCCATTGCCAACTCCACACGGTTCAGCTTTGTTTACTCGTGGCGAAACACAATCTTTAACAACTGTAACCTTAGGTACAAAACTCGATGAGTTGTTGGTAGAAAGTGCTGCAAACAGTAACTATTCAAAATTCTTCCTCCATTATAATTTTCCTCCTTTCTCTACAGGTGAAGTGAAAATGATGCGTGGCGTTGGCCGTCGTGAAGTTGGGCATGGTAACCTTGCACAACGTTCATTGAAACAAATGATGCCGGGCAGCGAATATCCATACACGGTTCGTGTAGTGAGTGATATCCTTGAATCAAACGGGTCATCTTCAATGGCAACAGTTTGCGCCGGTTCATTGGCGTTGATGGATGCAGGTGTGCCGATGCAAAAACACGTAAGTGGTGTTGCAATGGGATTGATCACTCGTGGCGATGGTAAGTATGCGATCTTAACTGATATTCTTGGTGATGAAGATCATTTGGGAGATATGGACTTTAAAGTAACCGGTACACGTGAAGGTATTTGCGGTGTGCAGATGGATATTAAAGTAGATGGTTTGAGCATGGATGTAATGCGTGAAGCATTGAACCAGGCAAAAGCAGGTCGCTTACATATTCTTGATGCCATGTACGAGTGTATGCCGGAAGCTCGTCCTGAGGTGAAACCACATGCACCACGTATGGAAAAACTGATCATCGATAAAGAATTTATTGGTGCAGTGATCGGACCAGGTGGTAAAGTGATCCAGGAAATTCAACGTGAAACAGGTACTACAATTACCATTGAAGAAGTAGGTAACTATGGTGAAGTAAGCATCTTCTCACAAGAGAAAACTGGATTGGATAAAGCGGTTGCTTGGGTAAAAGGTATCGTGATGGTTCCTGAAGTAGGTGGCGTATATGAAGCTACTGTAAAAGGAATTAAAGAGTTTGGTGCATTCGTAGAATTCCTGCCAAAGAAAGAAGGTTTATTACACATCAGTGAAATAAGCTGGAAGCGTTTGGATAGCATGGAAGGTGTACTGAACGTAGGCGACGTAGTAAAAGTGAAATTGATTGGTTTAGATCCACGTACCGGTAAGTTTAAACTGAGCCGCAAAGCGTTGATGCCAAAACCAGATGCAGCCCCACGTCCGCAGGTACAGCCCCGCAACGAAGAAGGAAACAATGGTGAAGAGCGTCTTTAA
- the rpsO gene encoding 30S ribosomal protein S15 codes for MSAITKEKKASIFATYGGNEKNTGSTEGQIALLTERINHIAVHQKINKKDFSTNRGLMQLVGQRKSLLSYLSKTDLLAYRALLEKLGLRK; via the coding sequence ATGTCAGCAATTACAAAAGAAAAAAAAGCAAGCATTTTCGCAACTTACGGTGGTAACGAGAAAAACACCGGTTCAACAGAAGGACAGATCGCTCTTCTTACTGAGCGTATCAATCACATCGCAGTACATCAGAAAATCAACAAAAAAGATTTTTCTACCAATCGTGGTCTGATGCAACTGGTAGGTCAACGTAAAAGTTTACTCAGCTACCTGAGCAAAACTGATTTGCTTGCTTACCGTGCGTTACTTGAGAAATTAGGTCTCCGTAAATAA
- a CDS encoding GldM family protein: MKNILTLLFVFTFYHSFAQSDTVISKTIVDPTAMVAGSFGGTIQATTFKVAKKIDVKAADTSASVTSYTIYFQGTGFETAPGMLENIKGNLFTKDVVRLLAKCVPGTTVTIDDIKVMSGGVIKKVPSLHFILQ; encoded by the coding sequence ATGAAAAACATATTAACGCTACTTTTTGTATTTACGTTTTATCATTCGTTTGCTCAATCAGATACTGTTATTTCCAAAACAATTGTTGATCCAACAGCAATGGTTGCAGGATCATTTGGAGGTACAATTCAGGCAACAACTTTTAAGGTAGCGAAAAAGATAGATGTGAAAGCTGCTGATACTTCTGCTTCAGTTACATCCTACACAATTTATTTTCAAGGCACAGGTTTTGAAACCGCACCGGGTATGTTAGAAAATATCAAAGGCAATCTTTTTACGAAAGATGTTGTCCGCTTACTTGCAAAATGTGTTCCCGGCACCACCGTTACCATCGACGATATAAAAGTTATGTCGGGCGGCGTTATCAAAAAGGTCCCATCACTCCATTTTATTCTTCAGTAA
- a CDS encoding glycosyltransferase, translating into MSKQIHIVSFDVPFPADYGGIIDVFYKIKALHTIGVAVHLHCFEYGRGIQPELEKYCASVHYYKRQEGHKGFSLQLPYIVASRNDAQLWERLNADEHPVLFEGVHTTYGLTNGAVKKKNVAIRLHNTEFEYYKQLGQWEISVVRKAYMHHESRLLKRYEATLKDHSIFALSQDDCITYKKQFKANRISYLPAFIPNNMVTCKTGTGTFALYHGNLSVVENEKTATWLLEKIFRDLEIPFVVAGKNPSAKLIELAHKRAHTCIVANPTEAELNDLMHKAQLHILPSFTNSGIKLKLLNALFKGRHILANDAMLHGTGLEKACQLANNPTELKYHAFRLFHKAFTDDDVELREGLLQQHFNNKKNAEQLMHALQ; encoded by the coding sequence TTGAGTAAACAGATCCATATCGTTTCATTTGATGTTCCCTTCCCTGCCGATTACGGCGGTATCATTGATGTGTTTTACAAGATCAAAGCATTGCATACCATTGGTGTAGCTGTGCATTTGCACTGTTTTGAATATGGAAGAGGCATACAGCCCGAACTGGAAAAATATTGTGCATCAGTCCATTACTATAAACGACAGGAAGGGCACAAAGGCTTTTCATTGCAACTACCCTACATTGTAGCATCACGCAATGATGCACAACTATGGGAACGGTTAAATGCGGATGAACATCCTGTTTTGTTTGAAGGCGTACATACCACCTATGGACTTACAAATGGTGCTGTGAAGAAAAAAAATGTTGCCATCCGTTTACACAATACCGAATTTGAATATTACAAGCAGTTAGGACAATGGGAAATATCGGTGGTAAGGAAAGCGTATATGCATCATGAGAGCAGGTTGCTCAAACGATATGAAGCAACGTTGAAAGATCATTCCATCTTTGCACTGTCGCAAGATGATTGCATCACCTATAAAAAACAATTTAAAGCAAACCGAATCTCCTATCTTCCGGCATTTATTCCCAACAATATGGTGACCTGTAAAACTGGAACAGGAACCTTTGCATTGTATCATGGAAATTTGTCTGTGGTTGAAAATGAAAAGACAGCTACCTGGCTGCTGGAGAAAATTTTTCGTGATCTTGAAATACCGTTTGTGGTAGCAGGCAAAAATCCATCAGCCAAACTTATTGAACTGGCGCATAAACGGGCGCATACCTGTATTGTTGCAAACCCCACCGAAGCTGAGTTGAACGATCTGATGCATAAAGCCCAGTTGCATATTCTGCCCTCGTTCACAAATTCAGGTATTAAATTAAAATTATTGAATGCCTTATTTAAAGGCCGACATATTTTGGCGAATGATGCCATGTTGCACGGAACAGGATTGGAAAAAGCATGCCAGCTGGCGAATAATCCAACAGAGTTGAAATACCATGCATTCCGTTTATTTCACAAAGCATTTACGGATGATGATGTTGAATTACGGGAAGGTTTGTTACAGCAGCATTTCAACAACAAAAAAAATGCAGAGCAGCTTATGCATGCTCTACAGTAG
- a CDS encoding N-acetylmuramoyl-L-alanine amidase produces the protein MTAFAEYLLKVMICSGVLTGYYWLALRNKLFHSWNRFYLLAAAVTSLLLPFVKISFTTEPQPDNLPAYTILQTVTTNDVWFPEQTVTAPATFTKEQISILSYSIVSLVLFAALLLTLLRIKKLITAYEHWKMKDLTFVDTDAKGTPFSFLHYIFWNREIDFESAQGQQIFKHELIHVKEKHSVDKLFLQLVLIVFWINPFFWIIRKELTMIHEFIADRKSVKDSDASALAAMILTAAFPGHTLSLTNPFFYSPIKRRLLMLSKLQNPKVGYISRLLLLPLLTVLFTAFALKIKEKDAASGIPRLERSLTVVIDAGHGFVKGNPHGAIGLNKISEDEIALAITKKIEQLNTDNNLKLIFTRKDENFIDSKRRVKIAEENNADLLISIHASFVPALKKDGKDVENPANGFELYVTKDGNENLPQSKELGSAIIHEVKNFMPIREPGIKQRNVGIWVIEAAPCPAVFLECGFVSNSKDLAFLTNEKNQEKIAEAVLKGIVNYARNNNQRPLQQAAKELNNADTIPDKKSEVSLAKTEATADFKGGIKEWNKYVEAFLENYIATLEKDPASINNSCMLQFTVQKDGSITDIQVITNTESELAKISVELLKKSPKWQSAMENGVPVATVIKRSIHFFDKYGRERMKDATKTSEQKEKSYTSFAEKHGLHILNGKVITKEEMITFLKENKVHKNWQISSMDGLGGRNRFGEKGSNGVFEVTTKEIRPTVAIAAENINILYATIENPLKIAISDVPETHLEIEASQGILEKKENRYILKNLKTGEVVIKIGYYYKTDQKKIEEVRFKVIPDPSNTIVEKKTENEITDREGSRIFTKAEIMPQFPGGQNKWNRYIEKITTDNITSLVADGKEGTCEVEFIVHTDGTVSNIRVKTMANTKLASIAVKAITTGPKWLPAIQNGKQVQCWTTQKISFQFPATETIPEPRKP, from the coding sequence ATGACTGCCTTTGCTGAATACCTGTTGAAAGTAATGATCTGTTCCGGTGTGCTTACCGGCTATTACTGGCTTGCACTCCGCAATAAATTATTTCACAGCTGGAACCGGTTTTATTTATTGGCGGCTGCTGTTACATCGCTGCTGTTACCATTTGTCAAGATCAGTTTTACAACGGAGCCACAACCGGATAATTTACCTGCTTATACCATTCTGCAAACTGTTACTACCAACGATGTTTGGTTTCCTGAACAAACAGTTACAGCACCTGCAACATTTACCAAAGAACAGATAAGCATTCTTTCATATTCCATTGTTTCACTTGTACTTTTTGCTGCGCTGTTATTAACGCTGTTACGTATCAAAAAACTGATCACCGCTTATGAGCATTGGAAAATGAAAGACCTCACGTTTGTTGATACCGATGCAAAGGGCACACCGTTCTCATTTCTCCATTATATTTTCTGGAACAGGGAAATTGATTTTGAATCAGCACAGGGGCAACAAATCTTCAAACACGAACTGATTCATGTAAAAGAAAAACATAGTGTCGATAAATTATTTCTGCAGCTTGTATTGATCGTGTTCTGGATCAATCCCTTCTTCTGGATCATCCGGAAAGAGTTAACCATGATCCATGAATTTATTGCGGATCGCAAATCAGTAAAAGACAGTGATGCTTCTGCACTTGCTGCCATGATCCTTACTGCTGCATTTCCCGGACATACCCTGTCGCTCACCAATCCATTTTTTTATTCACCTATTAAACGAAGACTCCTTATGCTTTCCAAACTTCAAAACCCGAAAGTGGGCTACATCAGCCGCTTATTGCTACTGCCGTTGCTAACCGTTTTATTTACTGCATTCGCTTTAAAAATTAAAGAGAAAGATGCAGCTTCAGGTATTCCACGATTAGAAAGATCATTGACGGTTGTGATAGATGCAGGACATGGATTTGTCAAAGGCAATCCACATGGCGCCATTGGATTAAATAAAATTTCAGAAGATGAAATTGCATTGGCCATTACAAAAAAGATCGAACAACTGAATACAGATAATAACCTGAAATTAATTTTTACAAGAAAAGACGAAAACTTTATTGATAGTAAAAGAAGAGTGAAGATCGCTGAAGAGAATAATGCCGACCTTCTTATATCTATTCATGCATCGTTTGTGCCAGCACTTAAAAAGGATGGAAAAGATGTCGAGAATCCTGCGAACGGATTTGAATTATATGTTACAAAAGATGGAAATGAAAATCTGCCACAAAGTAAAGAGTTGGGCTCTGCTATTATTCATGAAGTAAAAAATTTTATGCCTATTCGGGAACCCGGTATTAAACAACGAAACGTTGGAATCTGGGTAATTGAAGCAGCCCCCTGCCCTGCTGTGTTTCTTGAATGTGGCTTCGTTTCCAATTCAAAAGACCTTGCGTTTCTTACCAATGAGAAGAACCAGGAAAAGATTGCGGAAGCGGTATTGAAAGGGATTGTAAATTATGCAAGGAATAATAATCAGAGACCACTGCAGCAAGCCGCAAAAGAACTAAATAACGCTGATACGATTCCGGACAAAAAATCAGAAGTGTCTTTAGCTAAAACCGAAGCGACTGCTGATTTTAAAGGCGGCATAAAAGAATGGAATAAATATGTAGAGGCTTTTTTAGAAAACTATATTGCAACGCTTGAGAAAGATCCTGCTAGTATCAATAACAGCTGCATGCTACAGTTCACTGTTCAAAAAGATGGATCCATCACAGACATACAGGTTATTACCAATACTGAAAGTGAACTGGCAAAGATCAGTGTTGAATTGTTGAAAAAAAGTCCGAAGTGGCAATCTGCAATGGAGAACGGAGTTCCTGTTGCAACTGTTATAAAAAGATCAATCCATTTTTTTGATAAGTACGGCAGGGAAAGGATGAAAGACGCAACCAAAACATCCGAACAAAAAGAAAAAAGTTATACATCATTTGCAGAAAAACACGGGCTTCACATTCTAAACGGGAAAGTCATCACAAAAGAAGAAATGATCACTTTCCTCAAGGAGAACAAGGTACATAAGAACTGGCAGATAAGTTCAATGGACGGTCTGGGAGGAAGAAACCGATTTGGCGAAAAGGGCAGTAATGGAGTTTTTGAAGTAACAACCAAAGAAATCAGACCTACTGTAGCGATTGCGGCAGAAAACATTAATATCCTTTATGCAACAATTGAAAATCCTTTAAAGATCGCAATCAGTGATGTACCTGAAACTCATTTAGAAATCGAAGCTTCCCAAGGAATACTTGAGAAGAAAGAAAACAGGTATATTCTCAAAAATTTAAAAACGGGTGAAGTTGTTATTAAGATCGGATACTATTATAAAACAGATCAAAAGAAGATCGAAGAGGTTCGATTTAAAGTGATTCCCGATCCGTCTAATACAATTGTAGAAAAAAAGACAGAAAATGAGATAACAGATCGGGAAGGCTCTCGAATTTTTACCAAAGCTGAAATAATGCCACAGTTCCCTGGCGGGCAAAATAAATGGAATCGATATATTGAAAAAATTACAACAGATAATATCACAAGTTTGGTTGCTGATGGGAAAGAAGGAACCTGCGAAGTTGAATTTATTGTTCACACAGATGGGACTGTTTCTAATATCAGAGTTAAGACAATGGCAAATACTAAACTGGCTTCAATAGCAGTTAAAGCAATTACTACTGGACCGAAATGGCTACCTGCAATTCAAAATGGTAAACAAGTTCAATGCTGGACTACTCAAAAAATAAGTTTTCAATTCCCTGCAACAGAAACTATCCCTGAGCCAAGAAAACCCTAA
- a CDS encoding cell division ATP-binding protein FtsE, which produces MPPIVEIKNVNIYQSGNLILNDVNLTVNQGEFVYLVGKTGTGKSSLLKTLYGELPLTEGETTVAGFNLRQMDWKKVPFLRRSLGVVFQDFQLLTDRNVHENLKFVLKATGWKDENLMEEKINDVLDKVGLKSKGFKMTFEMSGGEQQRVDIARALLNSPKLILADEPTGNLDPETSDEIMNLLIQVAKDYNTAVIMATHDFMVIKKFPARMVKTEGGKVWDNATVEHA; this is translated from the coding sequence ATGCCTCCAATCGTAGAAATAAAGAACGTTAATATTTATCAGAGTGGAAATTTGATCCTTAATGATGTGAATCTAACCGTGAACCAAGGCGAGTTTGTTTACCTCGTTGGTAAAACAGGAACAGGCAAATCATCGTTGTTGAAAACATTGTATGGCGAATTGCCTTTGACCGAAGGTGAAACTACGGTTGCAGGGTTTAATCTGCGACAAATGGATTGGAAGAAAGTTCCGTTTTTGCGCCGCAGTCTTGGTGTTGTGTTTCAGGATTTTCAATTGCTGACCGATCGGAATGTACACGAGAATTTAAAATTTGTTTTGAAAGCAACGGGTTGGAAAGATGAAAACCTGATGGAAGAAAAGATCAACGATGTGTTGGATAAAGTGGGTTTGAAATCGAAAGGATTTAAAATGACTTTTGAAATGAGTGGTGGCGAACAGCAACGTGTAGATATTGCACGTGCACTACTCAACTCTCCGAAATTAATATTGGCCGATGAACCGACGGGTAACCTCGATCCCGAAACAAGCGATGAGATCATGAACCTGCTCATTCAGGTGGCCAAAGACTATAATACAGCTGTGATCATGGCAACCCATGATTTTATGGTGATCAAAAAATTCCCTGCACGCATGGTAAAAACCGAAGGCGGTAAAGTATGGGATAATGCTACTGTAGAGCATGCATAA